Below is a genomic region from Desulfobacter sp..
CCTGCCGGAATTTCAGAGAGGGTATCACGGTTTGATCGGGTATGCCTGGAAATTTGAATCCATTAAAGGCGCTGGGCATGGAATTTTCTTGAGTACGGTCAATTCGCATTATCGGTTGATCTGATCTGGTGAAAATGATTTTTGATTCTGTTTCCAGTGTTCTGTGGTATAAGACCCTGGTGTAAATATGGAAATTTTAAAACAAAGACATCGTTAACTTAGGGTATCCAAAACAAATGAAGTCCAATACTCCCGAAGGGCCTCCCATGATGCTGGCTTGCTTTATCTGGGGCCTGGGTGCTCTTTTTTATCTGGCAGGATTTTTCCAGCGGGTCGCACCCGGTGTCATGACCCAGGAGCTGATGCAGGATTTTAATATATCTGCTTCAGGCTTGGGGCATCTGTCAGCCCTGTATTTTTATGCCTATGTCGCCATGCAGATTCCCACGGGGATTCTGGCGGATACCCTGGGTCCCAGAAAACTTTTAACCGCAGGCTGTATCATTTCGGGGGTAGGGACCCTGCTTTTTTCAATCTCTCCGGGATTCTTTGGCGCAGGGGTTGGCCGGCTTTTGATCGGCGGGTCTGTGGCCGTGGCCTTTGTGGGGCTTTTAAAGTTGTCCTCCGCCTGGTTTCCTAAAAAATTTTATGCGTTGGTCACCGGGAATGCCCTGTCCATAGGGCTGATTGGAGCGATAACCGCCGGGCCTCCCCTAAGATGGTTAATGGATATCTTTAATTGGCGCAGCGTCATTTTTGTTACTGGATTAATGACCCTTGTTTTAGGATGCCTGATCTGGTTTGTGGTAAGGGATACGCCCCAGGAAAAAGGGTATCCTGGAATTGAACCGGGTATCCCCCCGTTGCAATCCTTATCCTTTAATCAGATCTGGAAAAATCTTTTTAGGGTATTTAAATATCAAAATACCGTACTTTTGTTCGTCATCCCGGGTGGCATTGTGGGCTGCATATTGACCTTTTCCGGGCTTTGGGGCGTTCCCTACCTTGTTTGTCACCACCATTTGAGCCCGGGTACGGCAGCAAATCTAATCTCCTGTCTGCTGGTTGGCTGGGTCTTTGTCAGGGACAGTTTTCGGCTTGACCAATATGGGGGTGATGATGGGGCCCATGCTGTTACAGCCTGCTGTGGGCAATATATTGGATCATTATTGGACCGGGGAGCTGGTTGACGGGGCAAGAATTTATTCTCTTCAAGCCTATGAAACCGGGTTTATCCCTCATCCTTTTGGTTTTTACCAAAGAGACCCATTGCCGCGGGCTTGAATAGTCACAGATCAACCCTGAAACCCTTTCACAGCCGTGTGGAATGATTCTTATGCCCGGCCCACTTGGGCA
It encodes:
- a CDS encoding MFS transporter, with translation MKSNTPEGPPMMLACFIWGLGALFYLAGFFQRVAPGVMTQELMQDFNISASGLGHLSALYFYAYVAMQIPTGILADTLGPRKLLTAGCIISGVGTLLFSISPGFFGAGVGRLLIGGSVAVAFVGLLKLSSAWFPKKFYALVTGNALSIGLIGAITAGPPLRWLMDIFNWRSVIFVTGLMTLVLGCLIWFVVRDTPQEKGYPGIEPGIPPLQSLSFNQIWKNLFRVFKYQNTVLLFVIPGGIVGCILTFSGLWGVPYLVCHHHLSPGTAANLISCLLVGWVFVRDSFRLDQYGGDDGAHAVTACCGQYIGSLLDRGAG